In the Deltaproteobacteria bacterium genome, one interval contains:
- a CDS encoding histidinol-phosphate transaminase, with amino-acid sequence MFSERLKRLSPYVPGEQPRDRRYLKLNTNENPYPPSPTIREVLRNFDPETLRLYPDPLFTDLREMIGKRFEIDPAQVFVGNGSDEVLSLAFFSFFDTNRGPLLFPEHTYSFYPVYCDFYGIGCIKIPLARDFSLNPDGFLNVETSCGIVFANPNAPTGMFLEVGEIRRLLESYLPDSVVIVDEAYIDFGAESALPLVKEFPNLLIIRTFSKGMSLAGLRLGYAMGSRELIDALYRAKDSFNSYPVDTLSLLIGVAAMQDEAYYKEVTERIIATRERLSRDLQRSGWRVLPSRANFVFASREGIPGKEVYRRLKEKGILVRYFDIEGIRDFVRITIGT; translated from the coding sequence ATGTTTTCAGAACGCCTCAAGAGACTCTCCCCTTATGTCCCCGGGGAACAGCCCCGGGATCGCAGGTATCTGAAGCTCAACACCAACGAGAATCCTTACCCTCCGTCCCCGACCATCAGGGAGGTGCTGAGGAATTTCGACCCCGAGACCCTCAGGCTTTATCCGGATCCCCTCTTCACGGATCTCCGGGAGATGATCGGAAAGCGTTTCGAAATTGATCCGGCCCAGGTGTTCGTAGGGAACGGCTCGGACGAGGTCCTATCCCTCGCCTTTTTCTCCTTTTTTGACACCAACCGGGGACCTCTCCTCTTCCCCGAGCATACCTATAGTTTCTACCCCGTGTACTGCGATTTTTACGGCATCGGCTGTATAAAGATCCCCCTTGCCCGGGATTTTTCGCTCAACCCCGACGGCTTCCTGAATGTGGAGACGTCCTGTGGGATCGTTTTCGCCAATCCCAATGCCCCGACCGGCATGTTCTTAGAGGTAGGGGAAATCCGGCGACTGCTTGAAAGCTATCTGCCCGACAGTGTGGTGATCGTGGACGAGGCCTACATCGATTTCGGCGCCGAGAGCGCCCTTCCCCTTGTGAAGGAGTTCCCCAACCTACTAATTATTCGCACCTTTTCAAAGGGCATGTCCCTGGCCGGACTTCGATTGGGCTATGCCATGGGGAGCAGGGAACTCATCGATGCCCTATACAGGGCCAAGGATTCCTTCAATTCTTATCCTGTAGACACCCTTTCCCTCCTGATCGGTGTGGCGGCCATGCAGGACGAGGCCTATTACAAGGAAGTCACGGAAAGGATCATTGCTACCAGGGAACGTCTCTCAAGAGATTTGCAGCGATCGGGATGGCGGGTCCTTCCTTCCAGGGCCAATTTCGTGTTCGCCTCCAGGGAAGGGATTCCCGGCAAAGAGGTCTACCGCCGCCTGAAGGAGAAGGGAATCCTGGTAAGATACTTTGATATAGAGGGAATCCGGGACTTCGTGAGAATCACGATCGGGACG
- a CDS encoding aspartate kinase: METKVVKVGGGCLRGKKRIARILDLVSERGRGQVFVVSALYGITDRLIEGMKRAVQEEADIPPLITRIRNQHTLVARHVISKGPFLRDYNRDLNRTLGELERLYYGLNFTGEITPRIRDVISSYGERFSAQLLAAAVRSRGIPCTYLLPEKIGIVTDGKYGDATARVRKTGQNLKARVIPLAKKGTILFIPGFYGVSEEGQITTFGRGGSDYSAAVVAAALKASALEIWKDVAGYLSADPGFVTGARLIPVLSYTEAAELSYFGAKILHPRTIEPLKNTSLDITIKNTLEPDAPGSRITPRGARSGQVVKSVAHDTDIGILKVHASGVGARPGILAQITGELSKRGINIKSVVTSQTCISLLLSREDLEAGYKVLRTLHPRPFQRLERAEDIALIGIVGDGLVRSKGVAAKCFSAVARAGVNIEMGSFGPSRAALYFIVRNRNLRNTLEAIHRTFFEGA; the protein is encoded by the coding sequence TTGGAAACGAAAGTGGTCAAGGTTGGAGGAGGATGTCTCAGGGGAAAGAAACGGATCGCCCGAATCCTGGATCTAGTCTCTGAACGGGGGAGAGGACAGGTCTTCGTAGTTTCCGCCCTTTACGGCATCACGGATCGATTGATCGAAGGCATGAAGCGGGCCGTTCAGGAAGAGGCCGATATCCCTCCCCTCATAACGAGGATCAGGAACCAGCACACCCTCGTGGCCCGGCACGTTATATCCAAGGGGCCTTTCCTCCGGGACTACAACCGGGACCTGAACCGCACCCTGGGCGAACTGGAAAGGCTTTACTATGGCCTCAATTTCACCGGGGAGATCACCCCGCGGATCAGGGACGTGATCAGCAGTTACGGGGAGCGCTTCAGCGCCCAACTGCTTGCAGCGGCGGTTCGGTCGAGGGGAATCCCTTGCACCTATCTTCTCCCCGAGAAGATAGGTATTGTAACCGATGGAAAGTACGGGGACGCCACCGCCAGGGTGCGGAAGACCGGTCAGAACCTGAAAGCCCGGGTTATTCCTTTGGCCAAAAAGGGAACGATCCTTTTCATTCCCGGTTTTTATGGGGTGAGTGAAGAAGGGCAAATCACCACCTTCGGGCGGGGGGGCAGCGATTATTCCGCCGCCGTGGTGGCTGCCGCCCTGAAGGCCTCGGCCCTCGAGATCTGGAAGGACGTGGCCGGCTACCTGAGCGCGGATCCCGGTTTTGTGACAGGGGCCCGGCTCATACCGGTCCTCTCTTACACGGAGGCGGCGGAACTCTCCTACTTTGGAGCCAAGATTCTTCACCCGCGGACCATTGAGCCCTTGAAAAACACCAGTCTGGACATCACCATAAAAAACACCCTTGAACCAGATGCCCCCGGAAGCAGGATTACTCCCCGGGGAGCGCGGTCCGGGCAAGTGGTCAAGAGCGTGGCCCATGATACGGATATCGGCATCCTCAAGGTCCACGCCTCGGGTGTAGGCGCACGTCCAGGTATTCTCGCCCAGATCACCGGTGAGTTGAGCAAGAGGGGAATCAATATCAAGTCGGTAGTCACTTCACAGACCTGCATCAGCCTCCTGCTCTCCAGGGAGGACCTCGAGGCGGGCTATAAGGTGTTGAGGACCCTTCACCCCCGGCCCTTTCAGCGCCTTGAGAGGGCTGAAGACATCGCCCTCATAGGTATCGTGGGGGATGGCCTGGTCCGGAGCAAAGGCGTGGCGGCCAAGTGCTTCTCCGCGGTCGCCCGGGCCGGGGTAAACATTGAAATGGGTTCTTTCGGCCCTTCCCGCGCGGCCCTCTACTTCATCGTGCGAAATCGCAACCTCCGTAACACGCTGGAGGCGATCCACAGGACCTTTTTCGAGGGGGCTTGA
- a CDS encoding PAS domain S-box protein, with translation MDREKERYDRETPEQDKRLDMAEVLSKPAGGGPGKDQDPMKETMEALKTAIGLSDLEGNLFHVNPAFLDLCGCRKKEILGRSVIEIWNNRDDGLRFLEVLREKGAHVGEETARRKGGPPFRILISAERFQDGEGDLKGMVFSFVDIEERIRNAKITAVIHEMSRAVNSTRDLKEMFGLIHRSLSRILDTRNFFIALYDRATDTISFPYFQDERDTEFSIVGAKGSGSLTAEVILAGKPRLFTETQLAERMAAPPSKRPPGKPAKVWLAVPIAVKGKVIGAVGVQSYDDPDLYTERDVSLLESVSDQVAIAIERKRTEDALRESERKYRSILESIQDGYYELDLKGRFVFFNRALTRIFGASREELWGVNIRSFADDENIQFCTRIFNKVYTTGNPVNDFEWTLVRKNGEERQVATSISLIRDSQGKVTGFQGIIRDVTDQRRLEAALQQTQKMEAIGTLAGGIAHNFNNLLMGIQGNISLMLLDADKNHPFYPRLTTMEKLVQNGSKLTSQLLGYAREGRYQLLPLDINEVVTQISETFGMTRKDIRIHRDLAGDLQKVMADRSQFEQILLNLFINAADAMPRGGDLFLVTRNVTHQDMEARAYKPKPGEYVKVSMRDTGVGMDQKTLERIFDPFFTTKGPSKGTGLGLASVYGIVKAHGGYIDVSSKQGEGTTFSIYFPAAEGKFHRESRRDLLEGVSTVLLVDDEQIILEIGEEMLKKLGYEVLVAGGGREAIDIYREKGDRIDLVILDMIMPDMGGGEVYDRLKELDPGVKVLLSSGYSIDGQAGEILERGCDGFIQKPFNLKVLSSKIREIVGD, from the coding sequence ATGGACCGGGAAAAAGAACGGTACGACAGAGAAACCCCGGAACAGGACAAACGTCTCGACATGGCGGAGGTATTGAGTAAACCCGCTGGAGGGGGGCCAGGCAAAGATCAGGATCCGATGAAGGAGACCATGGAAGCCCTCAAGACCGCCATAGGGCTTTCAGACCTCGAGGGAAATCTTTTCCATGTCAATCCAGCCTTCCTGGACCTCTGTGGTTGCCGGAAGAAGGAGATACTGGGGAGATCCGTCATCGAGATCTGGAACAACCGGGATGACGGCCTTCGTTTTCTCGAGGTCCTGCGCGAAAAAGGTGCCCACGTCGGTGAGGAAACGGCCAGGCGAAAGGGCGGTCCCCCTTTCCGAATCCTGATTTCGGCGGAAAGGTTTCAGGACGGGGAAGGAGACCTGAAAGGCATGGTGTTTTCCTTCGTGGATATCGAGGAGCGGATTCGGAACGCGAAGATCACGGCCGTTATCCATGAAATGTCCCGGGCCGTCAATTCCACCCGGGATCTAAAGGAGATGTTCGGCCTGATTCACCGGAGCCTGAGCCGCATCCTGGACACCCGGAATTTTTTTATCGCCCTCTATGACCGGGCCACGGATACGATTTCTTTCCCTTATTTCCAGGACGAGAGGGATACGGAGTTTTCCATCGTGGGGGCAAAGGGATCCGGATCCCTCACCGCTGAGGTCATCTTGGCCGGTAAGCCGCGATTGTTCACAGAGACGCAGCTCGCGGAACGGATGGCTGCCCCACCTTCAAAGAGGCCTCCCGGGAAGCCGGCCAAGGTGTGGCTCGCTGTGCCCATTGCCGTCAAAGGTAAGGTGATTGGTGCCGTGGGGGTTCAGAGTTATGATGATCCCGACCTTTATACGGAGAGGGATGTCTCTCTTCTTGAGTCTGTTTCCGATCAAGTGGCCATTGCTATTGAGAGGAAGCGGACCGAAGATGCCCTTCGGGAAAGCGAAAGGAAGTACAGGAGTATCCTGGAGAGCATCCAGGACGGTTACTATGAGCTGGATTTGAAGGGCAGGTTTGTCTTCTTCAACCGGGCCCTCACCCGTATATTCGGCGCTTCCCGGGAGGAGCTTTGGGGTGTCAATATCCGGAGTTTTGCGGATGACGAAAATATCCAGTTTTGTACCAGAATTTTCAACAAGGTCTATACCACCGGCAACCCCGTCAATGACTTCGAGTGGACCCTGGTCCGTAAGAATGGGGAGGAGAGGCAAGTGGCCACTTCTATCTCCCTTATTCGGGATTCCCAGGGCAAGGTCACAGGGTTTCAAGGGATTATTCGGGATGTGACGGATCAACGCAGGCTCGAGGCGGCCCTCCAGCAGACCCAGAAAATGGAGGCCATCGGGACCCTGGCCGGGGGGATCGCCCACAATTTCAATAACCTGCTCATGGGAATCCAGGGAAATATTTCCCTGATGCTCCTGGATGCTGATAAGAACCATCCTTTCTATCCCCGATTGACGACCATGGAAAAGCTGGTCCAGAACGGATCCAAGCTTACCAGTCAGCTCTTGGGATACGCGAGGGAGGGGAGATACCAACTCCTTCCCCTCGATATCAACGAGGTGGTGACCCAGATATCGGAAACCTTCGGCATGACCAGGAAGGATATACGGATTCACCGGGATCTGGCCGGCGATCTTCAGAAAGTCATGGCCGATCGAAGCCAGTTCGAGCAGATCCTGCTCAATCTTTTCATCAACGCGGCGGATGCGATGCCGAGAGGAGGGGATCTCTTCCTGGTCACGCGAAACGTTACCCACCAGGACATGGAAGCACGGGCCTACAAGCCCAAACCCGGGGAATACGTGAAGGTTTCCATGAGGGATACCGGGGTGGGCATGGACCAGAAGACCCTGGAGCGGATTTTCGATCCTTTCTTCACCACCAAGGGCCCCAGCAAGGGAACGGGGCTGGGCCTTGCTTCAGTATACGGGATCGTAAAGGCCCACGGAGGCTATATCGATGTCTCATCCAAGCAGGGTGAAGGGACCACCTTTTCGATCTATTTCCCGGCCGCCGAAGGCAAGTTTCACAGGGAATCCCGTCGGGATCTGCTCGAGGGGGTCAGCACGGTCCTCCTGGTGGATGATGAGCAGATCATTCTCGAAATCGGCGAGGAAATGCTCAAGAAGCTGGGCTACGAGGTGCTTGTGGCCGGCGGAGGGCGGGAGGCCATCGATATCTACCGGGAGAAGGGAGATCGTATCGATCTGGTGATACTGGACATGATCATGCCGGACATGGGGGGTGGAGAGGTTTACGACAGGCTCAAGGAACTGGATCCGGGTGTAAAGGTGCTGCTTTCCAGCGGTTACAGTATTGACGGGCAGGCGGGAGAGATCCTGGAACGGGGTTGTGACGGATTCATCCAGAAGCCTTTTAACCTGAAGGTGCTCTCAAGCAAGATCAGAGAAATCGTAGGTGATTGA